Proteins found in one Leishmania major strain Friedlin complete genome, chromosome 35 genomic segment:
- a CDS encoding hypothetical protein (previous protein_id=AAZ14639.1): protein MFESLRLLVLSLLYYLGFAYAAFTALKQRSTTVVMAEPSALSPATANAPRPGTTVEIGIRALKLMIMLTTMALLSLVGADWFPLFAEMRVIFMYTLLYVPPFAQQELYDQLFAPLLVRGCALAFSPQTREVVARTVSLFVVRRCIDVAIAAMDCTECRRVLGADAARDISSSLQFCQRALQQAADRTRESGSAASAQIARDRNVAVGFFTSQVRRALMARKERGGFSARIPLGRVVRDEHVDPESSLSVATAAL, encoded by the coding sequence ATGTTCGAGTCACTGCGCCTGTTGGTACTGTCGCTCCTGTATTACTTAGGCTTCGCCTATGCCGCCTTTACAGCGCTCAAGCAGCGTTCTACgacggtggtgatggcggagCCGTCGGCGTTGTCGCCGGCCACTGCGAATGCGCCTCGTCCAGGCACCACGGTTGAAATCGGCATCCGTGCGTTGAAGCTAATGATCATGCTTACAACCATGGCACTGCTCTCGCTTGTTGGGGCTGACTGGTTTCCGCTGTTTGCGGAGATGCGCGTGATTTTCATGTATACGCTCCTCTATGTACCCCCCTTCGCCCAGCAGGAGCTGTATGATCAGCTGTTCGCCCCTCTGCTGGTTCGCGGGTGCGCCTTGGCGTTCTCTCCGCAGACAAGGGAAGTAGTTGCCCGCACAGTGTCGCTGTTtgtggtgcgccgctgcatcgacgTTGCGATCGCCGCCATGGACTGCACGGAGTGCAGGCGTGTTCtcggcgccgatgcggcgcggGACATCTCGAGTAGCCTGCAGTTTTGTCAGCGCGCACTACAGCAGGCTGCCGATAGGACGCGCGAGTCAGGGAgtgcggcgtctgcgcagATCGCGCGCGACAGAAACGTTGCCGTCGGTTTCTTCACCTCACAAGTGCGACGAGCTCTCATGgcgaggaaagagagggggggcTTCAGTGCCCGTATCCCGCTTGGCCGTGTTGTGCGGGATGAACACGTTGACCCCGAAAGCAGCTTGTccgtggcgacggcggctctGTGA
- a CDS encoding putative elongation factor 1-alpha (previous protein_id=AAZ14640.1) — protein sequence MNRHNKFYAEVADELEGEDYYDDDDDDYNNDEEYEEEGEYDEAAYETTASAASPEPVHMPKSTTQATAPAAAAVRVNPYTTISPQVDDDYELLDVLLPQLHALWKTNAPTMLPLSEGEAVTALRASNYDVEPAFLQLKEKRDEERSKRGGGVLRVAAAAGPAKRASTPPTVEPPEPGGEAASDNEGNSASPSASSGRTTITLRGWKGASQRRTKQMLEMEPDKEKPDCTFVIAGHVDAGKSTTLGHLLLLLGRVSIQDVERNEKADRTHHKDSFKYAWLLDQCEEERRRGVTIDSGSFCFETEHRRVHILDAPGHKDFVLNMISSATQADAALLVVTATNSEFETGLHHGTKSHLLVLKTLGVGSIVVAVNKMDAVAYSQERYDYVVRELQLLLKQTRIPEEAIIGFCPISGMTGVNITQRGAKETPWYHDLSLIEMIDRCPLESRLVNSPLRLSLQDVQGTTLYAKVESGRLFTGDMVHFVPSEVRVTIKSIQKPTVAGPVLVAFAGETVEISTNSSVTGLYPGCVGCEPNLLIRSSTDFEAHIQTFRTLTKAILPGASFTIIVHALTVRVHVAALISKMDSKTGNWSKGMVKCVPPAAQAMMLFRAESPVALEPATECRALGRFVLQQDGETVAGGLVTRVVDKA from the coding sequence ATGAATCGACACAACAAGTTTTACGCTGAGGTGGCTGACGAGTTAGAGGGGGAAGACTACtacgatgacgacgacgacgactacAACAATGATGAAGAGTACGAAGAGGAGGGTGAGTACGACGAGGCAGCGTACGAGACCACAGCGAGTGCGGCGTCACCTGAACCGGTGCACATGCCCAAAAGCACCACGCAGGCGACTgcgcccgcagcggcggccgtgcgcgTTAACCCGTACACAACGATATCGCCACAGGTGGACGATGACTACGAGCTGCTCGACGTACtactgccgcagctgcacgcctTGTGGAAAACTAATGCACCGAcgatgctgccgctctcgGAGGGCGAGGCGGTCACCGCACTTCGGGCAAGCAACTACGACGTAGAGCCCGCCTTCCTGCAACTCAAAGAAAAGCGAGACGAGGAGCGCTCcaagcgcggcggtggcgtcctGAGagtcgccgcagctgctggaccCGCGAAGCGAGCTTCCACTCCCCCAACTGTCGAGCCACCCGAACCGGGCGGCGAGGCCGCGAGCGATAACGAGGGCAACTCTGCATCGCCGAGCGCGAGCTCTGGTCGCACCACGATTACCTTGAGGGGCTGGAAGGGTGCATCGCAGCGACGCACGAAGCAGATGCTAGAGATGGAGCCGGACAAGGAGAAGCCGGACTGCACGTTTGTAATTGCCGGTCACGTCGACGCCGGAAAGAGTACCACGCtcggccacctcctcctgctcttgGGCCGCGTTAGCATCCAGGATGTcgagagaaacgaaaaagcaGACCGCACGCACCACAAGGACTCCTTCAAGTACGCCTGGTTGCTGGACCAGtgtgaggaggagcggcgccgcggcgtcacCATCGATTCCGGCTCCTTTTGCTTCGAAACGGAGCACCGTCGCGTGCACATCCTCGACGCTCCAGGGCACAAGGACTTTGTGCTCAATATGATCAGCAGTGCCACCCAAGCCGACGCTGCCTTGCTTGTCGTGACGGCGACCAACTCAGAGTTCGAGACGGGGCTGCACCACGGTACCAAGTCTCATCTTCTGGTCTTGAAAACGCTCGGCGTCGGGTCCATTGTCGTCGCCGTCAACAAGATGGACGCCGTCGCCTATTCACAGGAGCGCTACGACTACGTGGTGCgggagctgcagctcctgctcaAGCAGACCCGCATCCCGGAGGAGGCCATCATCGGCTTTTGCCCCATTAGCGGCATGACAGGCGTCAATATCACTCAGCGGGGCGCCAAGGAGACACCGTGGTATCACGATCTCAGCTTAATCGAGATGATTGACAGGTGTCCGTTGGAGAGCCGCCTGGTGAACAGCCCGCTGCGCCTGAGCCTGCAAGACGTGCAGGGCACCACTCTCTATGCCAAGGTCGAGAGCGGAAGGCTCTTCACAGGGGACATGGTTCATTTCGTGCCGAGCGAGGTGCGGGTCACTATCAAGTCGATTCAGAAGCCCACTGTGGCTGGCCCCGTTCTCGTCGCCTTTGCTGGCGAGACGGTGGAAATCAGCACGAACTCGTCCGTGACTGGACTGTACCCGGGCTGTGTGGGTTGCGAGCCGAATTTGTTGATCCGCAGTTCTACCGACTTTGAGGCGCATATTCAGACCTTTCGCACCCTCACCAAGGCCATCCTGCCAGGAGCGAGCTTCACCATCATTGTGCATGCCCTGACGGTGCGGGTGCATGTTGCCGCACTCATCTCAAAGATGGACAGCAAAACAGGAAACTGGTCGAAGGGGATGGTGAAGTGTGTGCCGCCGGCCGCGCAGGCGATGATGCTCTTCCGTGCCGAGTCGCCTGTCGCACTCGAACCGGCGACGGAGTGCCGTGCGCTGGGGCGGTTTGTCCTTCAGCAGGATGGTGAAACGGTTGCGGGCGGCCTGGTCACACGCGTGGTGGACAAGGCCTGA
- a CDS encoding conserved hypothetical protein (previous protein_id=AAZ14641.1), with protein MGSLVMGRCRRGAEETFEFREEYALLDAPIANAEHIPLRLRPQERKIQRLMRGVILASSYTDKVDSASALKLKNRELLVVKELTNALTGLIVGLDMRKAASFMRDHEFTPYQHEIRAAIEMCRRYKMMNPDLLRTDYVKFLYMIQDAVQSDMAREALGFNVVKELVTVGRYCETHNMQDILQDTRLPHCITPVPVMKDRNMLNRCLRGKDAVVGKLVKQYASEHRMHEDNVEVVVRSLNDANCFSNDNVETSERLLELLKQYFTPISCTELTSLAIDEGADGSRLTHNHKMQYIFVLQSLSLWKNMCRKMYMLWSLAEEDMLNPNEKYELRMTGQGLQRVQKAPQLFKAIQQVLQETKEELGEWVGSERIHLGDDQVPNAFHFIDKYGQVSRIIIPILRTLGHIDQLERHADHAAYLREVWGGGEQAKRAILRDFFRHGFDGSGGDNMDDAGSCIDGRLTSAWNWCNNIRFKEFYPLFLFSGFSSFDGDMGL; from the coding sequence ATGGGTTCGCTCGTCATGgggcgctgcaggcgtggTGCAGAGGAGACGTTCGAGTTCCGGGAGGAGTACGCCCTGCTCGACGCCCCCATCGCGAACGCTGAACACATCCCTCTGCGCTTGAGACCTCAGGAACGCAAGATCCAGCGCCTCATGCGGGGCGTCATTCTTGCCTCCTCCTACACCGACAAGGTCGACTCCGCTTCTGCCTTGAAGCTCAAGAATCGCGAGCTGCTCGTCGTGAAGGAGCTCACGAACGCACTGACAGGGCTTATCGTGGGTCTCGACATGCGCAAAGCTGCCTCCTTCATGCGCGACCACGAGTTCACGCCGTACCAGCACGAGATCCGTGCCGCCATTGAGATGTGCCGGCGCTACAAGATGATGAACCCCGATCTACTGCGCACCGACTACGTCAAGTTCCTTTACATGATTCAAGACGCGGTGCAGAGCGACATGGCACGCGAGGCGCTCGGCTTCAATGTCGTGAAGGAGTTGGTGACGGTGGGCCGGTACTGTGAGACGCACAACATGCAGGACATCTTGCAGGACACACGGCTGCCTCACTGCATCACGCCGGTTCCCGTCATGAAGGACCGCAACATGCTGAACCGGTGCCTGCGTGGCAAGGACGCGGTGGTGGGTAAGCTCGTGAAGCAGTACGCCAGCGAGCACCGCATGCATGAGGACAACGTGGAAGTAGTGGTCCGAAGCCTCAACGATGCGAACTGCTTTTCGAATGACAATGTTGAGACATCGGAGCGACTGCTGGAATTGTTGAAGCAGTACTTCACGCCGATCTCGTGTACTGAGCTGACGAGCTTGGCGATCGACGAGGGCGCTGACGGCAGTCGCCTGACACACAATCACAAGATGCAGTACATCTTTGTTCTGCAGAGTCTCTCGCTGTGGAAGAACATGTGCCGAAAGATGTATATGCTGTGGTCTCTCGCCGAGGAGGACATGTTGAATCCGAACGAGAAGTACGAGCTGCGCATGACGGGGCAGgggctgcagcgggtgcagaaGGCGCCACAACTTTTCAAGGCGATTCAGCAGGTGCTGCAAGAGACCAAGGAGGAGCTAGGTGAGTGGGTTGGGTCGGAGCGGATTCACCTCGGTGATGATCAGGTGCCAAACGCGTTCCACTTCATCGACAAGTACGGCCAAGTGTCCCGCATCATAATCCCAATTCTGCGTACCTTAGGCCATATCGACCAACTGGAGCGACACGCCGATCACGCGGCCTACCTGCGCGAGGtctggggtggtggtgagcaGGCAAAGCGTGCCATATTGCGCGACTTCTTCCGGCACGGCTttgacggcagcggcggggacAACATGGACGACGCGGGCAGCTGCATCGATGGCCGACTCACCAGTGCGTGGAACTGGTGCAACAACATCCGCTTCAAGGAGTTTTACCcactcttcctcttctccggCTTTAGCTCCTTTGACGGGGATATGGGTTTGTAA
- a CDS encoding conserved hypothetical protein (previous protein_id=AAZ14642.1): MPPKAPNLKFKPKLVLREDDTAAHPPATQATGDLSLVQLARLQGLYIEEQAPSSSEAVTGSGDRLAPASSSPAHGGGDGEGGGAAGSSFDPRGGQPQQRCANLSNNGDGARGIAASSLLHPKGRSHNLSAHAALEEASRKHVDISQYPEAAPPLPHNSMNKIVAPSALCNDDLMHSGLYAPLPLDASLPSRLAAEERGALSAAQGAISGTSQPSAATPMDVDGTAFLREAELEQQRTYAANIRFYEDSLRPMQASVPSATAAPGGLVWMQLPRFHENAPFSFFDLPPGKVGVLKVLRSGRMVLEIAGVYYDVAVEGYEDAGNDGACAMAVATQPSAYPSNPSSKASCYELGLLQKKLICTPTLP, from the coding sequence ATGCCGCCCAAAGCACCCAACCTCAAGTTTAAGCCGAAGCTTGTGCTTCGTGAGGATGACACGGCCGCGCATCCTCCTGCTACGCAGGCCACCGGAGATCTAAGCCTGGTGCAGCTCGCTCGCCTGCAAGGTCTCTACATCGAGGAGCAGGCGCCATCCTCGTCGGAGGCCGTCACCGGTTCAGGAGACCGACTGGCGCCGGCCTCGTCTTCCCCTGCGCACGGTGGTGGAGAtggcgagggaggcggcgccgctggatCGTCATTCGACCCACGAGGGGGACAGCCACAGCAACGCTGCGCTAATCTGTCGAACAACGGGGATGGTGCGCGGGGAATCGCAGCGTCCTCACTCTTGCATCCCAAGGGCCGTAGCCACAATCTGAGTGCCCACGCTGCCCTCGAGGAGGCTTCACGCAAGCACGTCGACATCTCCCAATACCctgaggcggcgccgccgcttccacACAACTCGATGAACAAGATCGTAGCGCCGAGTGCATTGTGCAATGATGACCTCATGCACTCAGGTCTGTACGCGCCACTTCCACTCGACGCTTCCCTGCCGTCGCGGCTCGCAGCAGAGGAACGTGGTGCTCTCTCTGCGGCTCAAGGCGCTATAAGCGGCACGTCGCAGCCGTCGGCTGCGACACCGATGGATGTTGACGGCACTGCCTTCTTGCGCGAGGCGGAgttggagcagcagcgcacctaCGCAGCGAACATACGCTTTTACGAGGACAGCCTGCGGCCCATGCAAGCCAGTGTGCCGTctgcgactgcagcacctggGGGGCTGGTGTGGATGCAGCTTCCCCGCTTTCACGAAAACGCACCCTTCTCATTCTTCGATCTTCCACCTGGCAAGGTAGGTGTGCTGAAGGTGCTGCGTAGTGGCCGTATGGTGCTGGAGATTGCGGGCGTGTACTACGACGTCGCGGTGGAGGGGTACGAGGACGCCGGCAACGACGGCGCCTGtgcgatggcggtggcaaCCCAGCCGAGCGCGTACCCGTCGAATCCGTCCTCGAAGGCGAGCTGCTACGAGCTCGGCCTGCTGCAGAAGAAGTTGATCTGCACCCCTACTCTTCCTTGA
- a CDS encoding putative Bardet-Biedl syndrome 1 protein (BBS1-like protein 1) (previous protein_id=AAZ14643.1) codes for MSAPKEGNRGESKEKFWLYAFRDHLANLRAFSNCIETADVNGVGDYQLLVADGSKRIKVYAGTSLQRELPLFGVPSAITSFFMDDADAFGKPVVAVATGPYIFMYRSNKPLYRFMVPPVPLNPQESAIWQDLATEALTVEEAVKQLESLLDSGVETSSRTLELLLETPEERGEFVSRLRSVPLIQMDVVCCLTSIPLNSLDEGGRSVLVIGTEAGFLYVLKHNAAEVALKVVLPRTPVFLIAAGCFEVDYRMVVACRDGRVYSIKQGNLQNAVIQPDAQPCAIARYNNLIAVATTANTLAYYNLKGKKQQSVFLPCSISGLSTINDTVTGEARGLVVALSNGEIRVYVGTQLHHVSLAYGTVTAMKFGRYGRSDGALVLVLQNGSLVVELLHRGVNLSCSKTVETGPPPQQDIPIPIPHLSSVFATQSSRERKHGVEMYQLFQYDLSQLRLTTAKAYLDMIANGSVPSELGNVTQENEGVAEPSLRLNAVVQGLGPVFKVKVQLQNVGEAPLHAVRVVFCLSEDNVYCMPQQIFLIPTLLPSVPLSCAAFVTTSEGEAKGNAILVVATGPKSRTPLARTLVDLPEVEAMAEV; via the coding sequence ATGTCTGCACCCAAGGAGGGAAATCGCGGGGAATCAAAGGAGAAATTCTGGCTCTACGCCTTTCGCGATCACTTGGCAAACCTGCGGGCCTTTTCGAATTGCATCGAAACCGCCGATGTGAACGGGGTTGGGGACTACCAGCTTCTCGTGGCCGATGGCAGCAAGCGCATCAAGGTTTACGCCGGCACCTCTCTCCAGCGTGAGCTGCCGCTCTTCGGGGTGCCGTCCGCGATCACGTCTTTTTTCATGGATGACGCTGATGCCTTTGGCAAGCCGGTCGTCGCGGTCGCTACGGGGCCGTACATTTTCATGTACCGCAGCAACAAGCCGCTCTACCGCTTCATGGTGCCACCGGTTCCTCTCAACCCACAGGAGTCGGCCATCTGGCAGGACCTCGCCACCGAGGCGCTCACCGTtgaggaggcggtgaagcAGCTGGAGAGCCTTCTAGACTCCGGCGTGGAGacctcctcgcgcacgcTGGAACTGCTGCTCGAGACGCCGGAGGAGCGCGGCGAGTTTGTCTCCCGCCTGCGCTCAGTTCCGCTCATCCAAATGGACGTTGTCTGCTGCTTGACATCCATCCCGCTAAACTCGCTGgacgagggaggaaggagcgTGCTGGTGATTGGCACCGAGGCGGGTTTCCTCTACGTCCTCAAGCACAACGCGGCCGAGGTGGCGCTgaaggtggtgctgccgagaACACCTGTGTTTCTCATTGCAGCCGGGTGCTTCGAGGTGGACTATCGAATGGTCGTCGCGTGCCGCGACGGCCGCGTGTACTCGATCAAGCAAGGCAACCTGCAAAACGCTGTGATTCAGCCGGACGCGCAGCCGTGTGCCATTGCGCGGTACAACAACCTCATTGCTGTGGCCACAACGGCGAACACGCTCGCCTACTACAACCTCAAGGGAAAGAAACAGCAGAGCGTCTTCTTGCCGTGCTCGATCAGTGGCCTCTCGACCATCAACGACACCGTCACTGGCGAGGCGCGCGGGCTTGTCGTGGCGCTCAGCAACGGCGAGATTCGCGTTTACGTCGGCACTCAGCTGCACCACGTCAGCTTGGCCTACGGCACCGTGACGGCGATGAAGTTTGGTCGCTACGGCCGCTCAGATGGCGCGCTTGTGCTCGTGCTGCAGAACGGCTCCCTTGTGGTCGAGCTGCTTCACCGCGGTGTGAACTTGTCTTGTAGCAAAACGGTAGAAACCGgcccaccaccgcagcaggaCATCCCCATCCCCATCCCGCACCTCAGCTCCGTGTTCGCGACGCAGTCATCGCGCGAGCGCAAACACGGGGTGGAGATGTATCAGCTCTTCCAGTACGACctgtcgcagctgcggctcACGACGGCGAAGGCGTACCTCGATATGATCGCCAACGGCTCTGTCCCCTCCGAGTTGGGCAACGTGACCCAAGAGAATGAAGGGGTGGCGgagccgtcgctgcggctgaaCGCCGTCGTTCAGGGACTTGGGCCGGTGTTCAAGGTgaaggtgcagctgcagaacgTCGGCGAAGCGCCACTGCACGCCGTGCGCGTCGTGTTCTGTCTCTCTGAAGACAATGTCTATTGTATGCCGCAGCAGATCTTTTTGATCCCCACGTTGCTACCCTCTGTGCCGCTCTCCTGTGCTGCATTTGTGACGACTTCGGAAGGGGAGGCCAAGGGCAACGCCATTCTGGTCGTTGCAACCGGTCCAAAGAGCCGTACACCGTTGGCACGCACACTCGTTGATCTGCCGGAGGTGGAAGCAATGGCAGAAGTGTAG
- a CDS encoding conserved hypothetical protein (previous protein_id=AAZ14644.1) encodes MPIETAATLPPPPSEAALATPTASHSQVQSTGTPEATPAASSSPKPAAIISQREGSANDSGTPVTATAPRTTRFLNDVEAEENRYLYETLYKSLAEPADTAIRDELTVGDTVRFARDAKREFIAAATMPMGEKVKNCSALARSFLQKKNQQVAHVFIVFSVLMTTMPVIVLLIGMRLIAPRLDMDPTLCGGGLAVFTAISLMGSYVVYAMVEEAQCGRQNASETESKKER; translated from the coding sequence ATGCCGATCGAGACAGCGGCCAcgctgcctccgcctccgtcggaggcagcgctggcgacgcCGACCGCGTCTCACTCACAGGTGCAGTCCACGGGAACGCCGGAGGCCACCCCCGCTGCATCGTCATCGCCGAAGCCGGCAGCAATCATCTCACAAAGGGAAGGCTCGGCCAACGACTCGGGAACACCTGTAACTGCCACGGCGCCCCGCACAACGCGCTTCTTGAATGATGTCGAGGCTGAGGAGAACCGCTACCTCTATGAAACTCTCTACAAGTCGCTCGCTGAACCTGCTGACACGGCCATCCGCGACGAGCTCACTGTCGGCGACACTGTTCGTTTCGCACGCGACGCCAAACGAGAGTTCATCGCGGCTGCGACGATGCCGATGGGCGAAAAAGTGAAGAACTGCTCCGCGCTCGCGCGCAGCTTCTTACAAAAGAAGAACCAGCAGGTAGCCCACGTGTTCATTGTGTTCAGCGTGCTCATGACGACAATGCCGGTGATAGTCCTTCTCATTGGCATGAGACTGATTGCCCCGCGGCTTGATATGGACCCGACGCTGTGTGGGGGTGGCTTGGCTGTGTTCACAGCGATATCGCTCATGGGTTCCTACGTGGTGTACGCCATGGTGGAGGAAGCGCAGTGCGGCAGGCAGAATGCAAGCGAGACTGAGAGTAAGAAGGAGCGCTGA